A genomic window from Actinomycetota bacterium includes:
- a CDS encoding diguanylate cyclase, whose product MRSLRRPVLRLRVAHRFGVVLAGLLIVMAVVAAVATIGVRRVNDRAIEIDHELSTTDMVSSLALRLADTEQALLRVISANSPERRGELEAGLDANGLRVASLIAELRAAVASDSRAERAAVDDIETQWRAFLELRRRAEFDATDYGPEAAARDEKLADDVSHVFAPARALTEKVLDNEVADAAKSRKAAQHTYRFTRFSLFGLVGGAVLVAAGLLSWLIRSVVPRVRAYARYAVDVAEGRLSERLEVEGSDELADLGHALDTMVRDQLRARDHDQAQSAFSHALQTAENEGDAHELIRRHLQRSIAGVSVVVLNRNNSADRLQAMTDVPEGSPLQHSLAGAAPRSCLAVRFGQAQDQGAGCDPLVSCELCQTTEGASLCEPLLVGGEVIGSIVIERLTPIDADARRTIRQSVTQAAPVLALSEFRANNDALTGLPNRRATEETTKRMVALASRTATPLALGMLDLDHFKQINDTYGHDVGDDALAAAAVAIRHRLRETDFVGRYGGEEFVVLLPDTDRDGARSLFEAVREAVGKAIVNGVDRPITVSVGVAVIPDDADDSSTLLRIADRLLYSAKANGRNQVALQERHPESVVPSVTPVVGHAREAAAR is encoded by the coding sequence ATGCGCTCCCTTCGTCGACCCGTTCTCCGCCTACGCGTCGCCCACCGCTTCGGGGTGGTGCTGGCGGGGCTACTCATCGTTATGGCTGTCGTCGCCGCCGTCGCCACCATCGGCGTGCGGCGGGTGAACGACCGCGCCATAGAAATTGATCACGAGCTGAGCACGACGGACATGGTGAGCTCTCTCGCCCTTCGGCTGGCCGACACGGAGCAGGCGCTCCTGCGGGTGATCTCCGCGAACAGCCCCGAGCGCCGGGGCGAGCTCGAGGCCGGGCTCGACGCCAACGGCCTCCGCGTGGCGTCCTTGATCGCCGAACTACGCGCCGCCGTCGCCAGCGACTCCCGCGCCGAGCGAGCTGCTGTGGACGACATCGAGACACAGTGGCGGGCGTTCCTCGAGCTACGGCGACGTGCCGAGTTCGACGCCACCGACTACGGGCCAGAGGCGGCGGCGAGGGACGAAAAGCTCGCCGACGACGTGTCGCACGTTTTCGCTCCGGCGAGGGCCTTGACCGAGAAGGTGTTGGACAACGAGGTGGCTGACGCCGCCAAATCCAGAAAGGCAGCTCAGCACACCTACCGGTTCACGCGGTTCTCGCTCTTCGGTCTCGTCGGCGGCGCCGTCCTGGTCGCAGCCGGGTTGCTTTCCTGGCTGATCCGCAGCGTGGTGCCCCGGGTGCGCGCGTATGCCCGGTACGCAGTCGACGTTGCCGAGGGGCGGCTGTCGGAGCGTCTCGAGGTCGAGGGGTCGGACGAGTTGGCCGACCTCGGGCACGCGTTGGACACGATGGTCCGCGACCAGCTTCGCGCACGAGATCACGACCAGGCTCAGAGCGCGTTCAGCCACGCGCTCCAGACCGCCGAGAACGAAGGCGACGCGCACGAGCTGATTCGGCGTCACCTGCAGCGTTCGATCGCCGGCGTCTCCGTCGTCGTGCTCAACCGAAACAACAGCGCCGATCGTCTCCAGGCGATGACCGACGTGCCGGAGGGCTCCCCACTCCAGCACTCGCTCGCCGGAGCCGCCCCCCGTTCGTGTCTCGCCGTACGTTTCGGGCAGGCGCAGGACCAGGGCGCGGGTTGTGACCCACTCGTCAGCTGTGAGCTGTGCCAAACGACCGAAGGTGCATCGCTCTGCGAGCCGCTCCTCGTGGGCGGTGAGGTGATCGGGTCGATCGTCATCGAGCGCCTGACGCCGATCGATGCCGATGCCCGGCGCACGATTCGCCAGAGCGTCACTCAAGCCGCTCCTGTCCTTGCGTTGTCCGAGTTCCGCGCCAACAACGACGCGCTCACGGGCCTACCGAACAGGCGCGCGACGGAAGAGACCACCAAGCGGATGGTGGCATTGGCGAGCCGGACCGCCACACCGCTCGCCCTCGGCATGCTCGATCTGGACCACTTCAAGCAGATCAACGACACGTATGGTCACGACGTGGGCGATGACGCCCTCGCGGCAGCCGCCGTCGCAATAAGGCACAGGCTGCGCGAGACCGACTTCGTCGGTCGCTACGGTGGCGAGGAGTTCGTGGTGCTGCTCCCGGACACCGATCGCGATGGCGCCCGCTCCTTGTTCGAGGCGGTGCGCGAAGCGGTTGGCAAGGCGATCGTCAACGGAGTCGATCGTCCGATCACGGTGAGCGTCGGGGTCGCGGTGATCCCCGACGATGCCGATGACTCCAGCACCTTGCTCCGCATCGCAGACCGGCTCTTGTACAGCGCGAAAGCGAACGGCCGCAATCAGGTGGCGCTCCAAGAGAGGCACCCGGAGAGCGTCGTGCCATCCGTGACTCCAGTCGTCGGCCACGCGAGGGAAGCGGCAGCACGCTGA
- a CDS encoding PadR family transcriptional regulator produces MQAVERSSNGVVRMGPATLYGTLKRLVDHGLADELPGRPAPGDDQRRRYYRLSGLGRQVCAAEADRLAGLVRMTRRNLRPRMT; encoded by the coding sequence ATGCAGGCCGTCGAGCGTTCCTCCAACGGGGTCGTACGCATGGGCCCGGCAACGCTGTACGGGACGCTCAAGCGACTCGTCGACCATGGGCTGGCCGACGAGCTTCCCGGCAGACCCGCACCCGGCGACGACCAGCGGCGGCGCTACTACCGGCTGAGCGGGCTCGGGCGGCAGGTCTGCGCCGCCGAGGCCGACCGACTTGCAGGCCTCGTGCGCATGACGCGTCGCAACCTCCGCCCGCGGATGACCTGA
- a CDS encoding NUDIX domain-containing protein, protein MAMPDYVRRLRQRIGRDLLLMPSVSVLVRDGEGRVLLVRHSDSGSWGLVGGAVEVDERPGDAAVRETEEETGLRVDLTGLIAALGGKKFRVTYPNGDETAYVSVVYDARVTGGNERPDGGETIDLDWFRPEDLPTVDLGPFAEATFEELGWLEPSPE, encoded by the coding sequence ATGGCTATGCCCGACTATGTGCGACGACTCCGGCAGCGGATCGGACGAGATCTGCTGCTGATGCCATCCGTGAGCGTGCTCGTGCGTGACGGCGAAGGCCGAGTCCTGCTGGTGCGCCATTCAGACTCGGGATCGTGGGGCCTCGTCGGCGGTGCAGTCGAAGTCGACGAGCGGCCCGGAGACGCCGCGGTCCGCGAGACCGAGGAAGAAACCGGATTGCGTGTTGATTTGACGGGACTGATTGCCGCTCTTGGAGGCAAGAAGTTTCGGGTGACGTATCCGAACGGCGACGAGACGGCGTACGTGTCGGTGGTGTACGACGCGCGCGTTACCGGCGGAAACGAACGTCCGGACGGCGGCGAGACCATCGACCTCGACTGGTTCCGGCCCGAGGACTTGCCGACTGTCGACCTGGGTCCGTTCGCCGAAGCCACGTTCGAGGAGCTGGGGTGGCTCGAGCCGAGTCCTGAGTGA